In one Pasteuria penetrans genomic region, the following are encoded:
- the rpsT gene encoding 30S ribosomal protein S20, whose amino-acid sequence MGKRKEGGERMANTKSATKRVRTSEIRRKRNVSKRSAMRTAIKKCILAIESGDVQASKELLHESVSRIDKAAKKRIIHSNKAARYKSQLARRVDQLSKSG is encoded by the coding sequence ATGGGAAAGAGAAAGGAAGGTGGGGAAAGAATGGCCAATACAAAATCAGCTACAAAGAGGGTTCGCACGTCAGAAATACGTAGAAAACGTAATGTTTCCAAACGTTCAGCCATGCGCACCGCTATAAAAAAGTGCATACTTGCCATTGAATCTGGAGATGTCCAGGCCTCCAAGGAATTGTTGCACGAGAGCGTGAGTAGGATCGACAAAGCGGCAAAAAAGAGAATCATTCACTCCAACAAAGCAGCACGTTATAAATCGCAATTAGCGCGTCGTGTAGATCAGTTGTCCAAATCTGGTTAG